A portion of the Aphelocoma coerulescens isolate FSJ_1873_10779 chromosome 11, UR_Acoe_1.0, whole genome shotgun sequence genome contains these proteins:
- the GPI gene encoding glucose-6-phosphate isomerase — protein sequence MALSGDPHFKKLVEWHKANSSKLVLRQLFEADKDRFQKFSLTLNTDHGDILLDYSKNLVTEEVMKMLMELAKSRGVESARERMFSGEKINFTENRAVLHIALRNRSNVPILVDGKDVVPEVNKVLDKMKHFCQRVRSGEWKGYTGKAITDVVNIGIGGSDLGPLMVTEALKPYSRGGPRVWFVSNIDGTHIAKTLAELKPDTTLFIIASKTFTTQETITNAETAKEWFLRAANDPSAVAKHFVALSTNAPKVKDFGIDPENMFEFWDWVGGRYSLWSAIGLSIALHIGFDNFESLLAGAHWMDNHFHTAPLEKNVPVLLAMLGVWYINCYGCETHALLPYDQYMHRFAAYFQQGDMESNGKYITKKGSRVDYSTGPIVWGEPGTNGQHAFYQLIHQGTRMIPCDFLIPVQTQHPIRNGLHHKILLANFLAQTEALMKGKTADEARKELQAAGLSGEALEKLLPHKVFEGNRPTNSIVFTKLNPFTLGAIIAMYEHKIFVQGVVWDINSYDQWGVELGKQLAKKIEPELESDAPVTSHDSSTNGLINFIKKHRA from the exons ATGGCGCTGTCCGGCGATCCCCATTTCAAGAAGCTGGTGGAGTGGCACAAGGCCAATTCCTCCAAGCTCGTCCTGCGGCAGCTCTTTGAGGCCGACAAGGATCGCTTCCAGAAGTTCAG CTTGACCTTGAATACTGACCATGGGGATATCTTACTGGATTACTCCAAGAACCTTGTTACAGAAGAAGTGATGAAAATGCTGATGGAACTG GCAAAGTCAAGGGGTGTGGAAAGTGCCAGAGAGCGCATGTTTAGTGGAGAGAAGATCAACTTCACTGAG AACCGAGCTGTGCTTCACATTGCTCTGAGAAATCGCTCCAATGTGCCAATCCTTGTGGATGGGAAGGATGTTGTTCCAGAAGTAAACAAAGTGTTGgacaaaatgaaacatttctgtCAG AGGGTCCGTAGTGGTGAATGGAAAGGCTACACTGGAAAGGCAATAACTGACGTGGTCAATATTGGGATTGGTGGCTCTGACTTG GGCCCTCTGATGGTGACTGAAGCCCTGAAACCGTATTCCAGGGGAGGCCCTCGTGTCTGGTTTGTATCCAACATTGACGGTACTCATATAGCCAAAACCCTGGCTGAACTTAAACCAGACACTACTCTCTTCATCATTGCATCAAAG ACTTTCACCACCCAGGAAACCATCACCAATGCAGAAACGGCCAAAGAGTGGTTCTTGCGTGCTGCTAATGAT cCTTCAGCTGTGGCCAAGCACTTTGTTGCCTTGTCTACCAATGCT CCTAAAGTTAAAGACTTTGGAATTGACCCAGAGAACATGTTTGAGTTTTGGGAT TGGGTTGGTGGCCGCTACTCCCTGTGGTCTGCCATTGGTCTCTCCATTGCCCTGCATATTG GTTTTGACAACTTTGAGAGTCTGCTTGCCGGAGCCCACTGGATG GATAATCACTTCCACACTGCCCCCCTGGAGAAGAATGTGCCCGTtctgctggccatgctggggGTGTGGTACATCAACTGCTACGGCTGTGAGACGCACGCCTTGCTGCCCTATGACCAGTACATGCACCGCTTTGCCGCCTACTTCCAGCAG GGTGATATGGAGTCTAATGGCAAGTACATTACCAAGAAAGGCTCTCGTGTGGACTACAGCACTGGCCCTATTGTGTGGGGAGAGCCTGGCACCAATGGGCAGCATGCTTTCTACCAGCTCATTCACCAAG GAACTCGCATGATTCCCTGTGACTTCCTGATCCCAGTGCAGACCCAGCACCCCATCAGAAATGGCTTGCATCACAAG ATCCTTTTGGCCAACTTCCTTGCTCAGACTGAGGCCTTGATGAAAGGGAAGACGGCTGATGAGGCTCGCAAGGAGCTTCAGGCGGCTGGGCTGAGCGGAGAGGCTCTGGAGAAGCTCCTTCCCCACAAG GTCTTTGAGGGAAATCGACCAACCAATTCGATCGTGTTTACAAAACTCAACCCCTTCACCCTGGGAGCCATCATTG CCATGTATGAGCACAAGATATTTGTTCAAGGAGTTGTCTGGGACATTAACAGTTATGACCAGTGGGG AGTGGAGCTTGGAAAACAACTTGCCAAGAAAATTGAGCCTGAACTGGAGTCAGATGCTCCAGTGACATCTCATGATAGCTCAACAAATGGGCTCATCAATTTCATCAAAAAACACAGAGCTTGA